Proteins from a genomic interval of Crassostrea angulata isolate pt1a10 chromosome 7, ASM2561291v2, whole genome shotgun sequence:
- the LOC128191569 gene encoding cubilin-like isoform X2 gives MEKRNIIYIRPLAAIMVLQFSLATGTAIQYSRTGTGTAAYFSSPGYPKAYASNLTLDLVLTATSRSAILYIDFLDCDLEFATAKVPYCQLDQITVHDGPFSNSSVLYQGCCLNDVTTLQSSGPDLFLRFLSDSTVNGRGFYLKFYTNETATDSSELTSESAIIIIIVITTVCLSCVGVLLPLLYFKHKYPNSKFSNKILPRLHLPKTLKASEKLEQDNLRENTAGATTSGTKPPDLLESCYGQTNAGTSNSNGLVSKASDKRLS, from the exons ATGGAGAAAAGGAATAT CATATATATACGTCCTTTGGCAGCAATTATGGTGCTTCAATTCAGCCTTGCCACAG GCACCGCCATTCAGTACAGTCGGACAGGTACAGGGACAGCGGCGTATTTCTCCTCCCCCGGATATCCAAAAGCATATGCCAG taacTTAACACTGGATTTGGTCCTCACGGCAACCAGTCGTTCGGCTATTCTCTACATCGACTTCTTGGACTGTGATCTAGAGTTCGCAACAGCTAAAGTGCCGTACTGTCAGCTCGACCAAATAACAGTGCATGACG GGCCCTTTTCAAACAGTTCTGTTTTGTACCAAGGATGTTGTCTAAATGACGTCACAACACTACAAAGTTCCGGTCCAGATCTCTTTTTGCGATTTTTGTCGGATTCCACGGTGAATGGAAGAGGATTTTATCTCAAGTTCTACACCAATGAGACCGCAACAG ATAGCAGTGAGCTGACCTCAGAGAGTGCAATCATTATCATCATAGTTATAACGACTGTTTGTCTTTCCTGCGTGGGTGTGCTTCTGCCTCTACTGTATTTTAAACACAAGTATCCGAATTCCAAATTCTCAAATAAAATTCTTCCAAGACTACATCTACCGAAAACTCTGAAGGCTTCAGAAAAACTAGAACAAGACAATTTACGGGAAAATACGGCTGGTGCAACGACCTCTGGAACCAAACCACCAGACTTACTGGAATCTTGTTACGGTCAGACGAATGCGGGAACTTCGAACAGCAATGGCTTAGTATCAAAAGCATCTGACAAACGATTAAGTTAA
- the LOC128191569 gene encoding cubilin-like isoform X1 has product MEKRNIIYIRPLAAIMVLQFSLATAGTAIQYSRTGTGTAAYFSSPGYPKAYASNLTLDLVLTATSRSAILYIDFLDCDLEFATAKVPYCQLDQITVHDGPFSNSSVLYQGCCLNDVTTLQSSGPDLFLRFLSDSTVNGRGFYLKFYTNETATDSSELTSESAIIIIIVITTVCLSCVGVLLPLLYFKHKYPNSKFSNKILPRLHLPKTLKASEKLEQDNLRENTAGATTSGTKPPDLLESCYGQTNAGTSNSNGLVSKASDKRLS; this is encoded by the exons ATGGAGAAAAGGAATAT CATATATATACGTCCTTTGGCAGCAATTATGGTGCTTCAATTCAGCCTTGCCACAG caGGCACCGCCATTCAGTACAGTCGGACAGGTACAGGGACAGCGGCGTATTTCTCCTCCCCCGGATATCCAAAAGCATATGCCAG taacTTAACACTGGATTTGGTCCTCACGGCAACCAGTCGTTCGGCTATTCTCTACATCGACTTCTTGGACTGTGATCTAGAGTTCGCAACAGCTAAAGTGCCGTACTGTCAGCTCGACCAAATAACAGTGCATGACG GGCCCTTTTCAAACAGTTCTGTTTTGTACCAAGGATGTTGTCTAAATGACGTCACAACACTACAAAGTTCCGGTCCAGATCTCTTTTTGCGATTTTTGTCGGATTCCACGGTGAATGGAAGAGGATTTTATCTCAAGTTCTACACCAATGAGACCGCAACAG ATAGCAGTGAGCTGACCTCAGAGAGTGCAATCATTATCATCATAGTTATAACGACTGTTTGTCTTTCCTGCGTGGGTGTGCTTCTGCCTCTACTGTATTTTAAACACAAGTATCCGAATTCCAAATTCTCAAATAAAATTCTTCCAAGACTACATCTACCGAAAACTCTGAAGGCTTCAGAAAAACTAGAACAAGACAATTTACGGGAAAATACGGCTGGTGCAACGACCTCTGGAACCAAACCACCAGACTTACTGGAATCTTGTTACGGTCAGACGAATGCGGGAACTTCGAACAGCAATGGCTTAGTATCAAAAGCATCTGACAAACGATTAAGTTAA